A portion of the Girardinichthys multiradiatus isolate DD_20200921_A chromosome 23, DD_fGirMul_XY1, whole genome shotgun sequence genome contains these proteins:
- the LOC124860530 gene encoding nuclear cap-binding protein subunit 1, whose amino-acid sequence MSRRRHSDENDGGQAHKRRRTSEPIEIEDRLESLICRVGEKSTSSLESNLEGLAGVLEADLPNYKNKILRILCAVARLLPEKLTVYTTLVGLLNARNYNFGGEFVEAMIRQLKETLKNNLYNEAVYLVRFLSDLVNCHVIAAPSMVVMFENFVSVTQEEDVPQVRSDWFVYVVLSCLPWVGKELYEKKDVEMDRLLSQIEGYLKRRVKTHVPMLQVWTAEKPHPQEEYLDCLWAQIQKLKKDRWQERHILRPYIAFDSVLCEALQHNLPPFTPPGHMPDAQYPIPRVIFRMFDYTDAPEGPVMPGSHSVERFVIEENLHYIIKTHWRERKSCAAQLLSYPGKNKIPLNYHIVEVIFGELFQLPLPPHLDVMYTTLLIELCKLQPGSLPQVLAQATEMLYMRLDTMNTTCIDRFINWFSHHLSNFQFRWSWDDWADCLTMDLEKPKPKFVKEVLEKSMRLSYHQRIVDIVPPTFSALIPAEPIFSFKYGEETGSSLPGYPVSITVSNAIKNRASNEEILTILREVPNPNQEDDDDEGESFNPLKIDVFLQTLLHLAAKSFSHSFSALGKFHEILKTLTESDDGKLHILKVVYEVWRNHPQMIAVLVDKMIRTQIVDCAAVANWLFSQDMAHEFTRLFTWEILHSTIRKMNKHVQKIQKELEESKDKLEKQQHKRRDSGDDEDMEKNSEEDEEGQLEEQIERLQEKVESAQSEQKNLFLVIFQRFIMLLTEHLVRCETGSVDISTPWYKNCIERLQQVFLMHHGTIQQYMGTLENLLFTAELDHHILAVYQQFCALQL is encoded by the exons ATGTCCAGGAGGCGACACAGCGATGAAAACGACG GTGGCCAAGCACATAAGAGGAGGAGAACATCTGAGCCCATTGAGATAGAAGATCGCCTGGAATCATTGATATGTCGTGTAGGAGAAAAA AGTACTTCTTCCCTCGAGAGCAACCTCGAGGGTCTTGCAGGCGTCCTGGAGGCAGACCTTCcgaactacaaaaacaaaatcctgcGTATTTTATGTGCTGT CGCTCGCCTGCTGCCAGAGAAGCTCACAGTCTACACAACTTTAGTCGGCCTTCTCAATGCCAGAAACTACAACTTTGGGGGCGAGTTTGTGGAGGCGATGATCAGGCAGCTGAAGGAGACCTTAAAAAACAACCTGTACAATGAAGCTGTTTACTTG GTGCGCTTTCTGTCTGATTTGGTCAACTGCCATGTCATTGCTGCTCCTTCTATGGTGGTAATGTTTGAAAATTTTGTCAGTGTAACTCAGGAGGAAGACGTGCCACAG GTTCGATCAGACTGGTTTGTGTATGTTGTTCTGTCCTGCCTCCCCTGGGTCGGTAAGGAGCTTTATGAGAAGAAGGATGTTGAGATGGACCGGctcctcagtcagattgaagGCTACCTCAA GAGGAGAGTGAAGACGCATGTCCCCATGCTGCAGGTGTGGACAGCGGAGAAGCCCCATCCACAGGAAGAG TACCTGGACTGTCTGTGGGCCCAGATTCAGAAGCTGAAGAAAGACCGCTGGCAGGAGCGCCACATCCTTCGTCCGTACATCGCTTTCGACAGCGTGCTCTGTGAGGCCCTGCAGCACAATCTGCCCCCCTTCACCCCGCCAGGACACATGCCCGATGCCCAGTACCCCATTCCTCGGGTCATCTTCCGCATGTTTGACTACACCGATGCCCCAGAG GGTCCCGTCATGCCTGGCAGCCATTCTGTGGAGAGATTTGTGATTGAAGAAAACCTGCACTATATTATCAAAACTCACTGGAGAGAGAGGAAATCATG TGCTGCCCAGTTGCTCAGTTACCCTGGGAAAAATAAGATTCCTCTTAACTATCACATCGTAGag GTGATCTTTGGAGAACTCTTCCAGCTGCCGTTACCGCCCCACCTGGACGTCATGTACACCACACTTCTCATTGAACTCTGCAAACTGCAGCCGGGGTCTCTCCCTCAAGTT CTGGCCCAGGCCACAGAGATGCTTTACATGAGACTGGATACAATGAACACCACCTGCATAGACAG ATTCATCAACTGGTTTTCTCATCATTTGAGCAACTTCCAGTTTCGATGGAGCTGGGACGACTG GGCGGACTGTTTAACGATGGATCTAGAGAAGCCAAAGCCCAAGTTTGTCAAAGAGGTTCTGGAGAAGTCTATGAG ACTTTCGTACCATCAGAGGATTGTTGACATCGTCCCTCCAACTTTCTCAGCCCTCATCCCAGCTGAGcccattttttctttcaaatacgGAGAGGAGACTGGCT CCTCGTTACCAGGTTACCCAGTTTCCATTACAGTTTCCAACGCCATAAAGAACCGAGCATCCAACGAAGAAATCCTCACCATCCTCAGAGAAGTCCCCAACCCCAACCAGGAGGATGATgatg atGAGGGCGAAAGCTTCAACCCACTGAAGATCGACGTGTTCCTGCAGACTCTTCTCCATCTGGCAGCTAAATCCTTCAGCCACTCCTTCAGCGCGCTCGGAAA ATTTCACGAGATCCTTAAAACCCTGACAGAAAGCGATGATGGGAAGTTGCACATCCTTAAAGTGGTGTATGAAGTGTGGAGGAACCATCCACAG ATGATTGCCGTATTGGTGGATAAAATGATTCGGACACAGATCGTGGATTGTGCTGCTGTCGCCAACTGGCTCTTCTCTCAGGACATGGCTCACGAGTTCACCAG gctttttacctGGGAGATCCTGCACTCAACCATCCGAAAGATGAACAAACATGTGCAGAAGATCcagaaggagctggaggaatcTAAAGATAAGCTAGAGAAACAGCAGCACAAGAGG CGGGACAGCGGGGACGATGAGGACATGGAGAAAAACagtgaggaggatgaggagggtCAGCTGGAGGAGCAGATCGAGAGGCTGCAGGAGAAGGTGGAGTCGGCTCAGAGTGAGCAGAAAAACCTCTTTCTCGTCATCTTTCAG CGTTTCATCATGCTGCTGACGGAGCATCTTGTTCGCTGTGAGACGGGCAGCGTCGACATCAGCACCCCCTGGTATAAAAACTGCATCGAGCGGCTGCAACAGGTCTTCCTCATG CACCATGGAACCATCCAGCAGTACATGGGAACCCTGGAGAACCTGCTGTTCACTGCTGAGCTCGACCACCACATCCTGGCTGTGTACCAGCAGTTCTGCGCCCTGCAGCTCTGA